The following proteins are co-located in the Gloeocapsa sp. PCC 7428 genome:
- a CDS encoding alkaline phosphatase D family protein, producing MNSNKINRRSFIKYATAGFTLASISTARKAKSSLKRTKAAASLQPVQPLPNDMTRTWLGRSFWANRLQDWRLHNGLIECLASEAGDEIRTVSLLTREVIAGSTSAQISVVVKLLTKGAGGFCGFLIGGGSGKLDYRAAALVQKASGIGGGLLCTYETDGRIRFREHTSEEQPLQFAELPSEQIGSPNLAADLNEDVLLQLNISPQPDGKFQLQLTATQETGQILGQAILKNVADSTICGSILLVSSPYPGQAGARYGFRDPRTGGSKVAVRPYNALGPIIGTMYSLNGKVLKVSAQFVPLGDTQPRIAQFQYRSANEAWQNGSEATIGAGYTALFRLSNWNATQDWEYRIVYKYQSLSAYYNGIIRKDPVDKQSLTIGLVSCVIATARSLEGGVGKPELPNAELLGRYTSKNIYFPHSQLAQNLRRQQPDLLLFVGDQLYETRPTRKDISKSPVLDYLYKWYLWYWSFRDLTRNTPTIALVDDHDVFQGNIWGESGKPAANNNENSGGYVHTGSFVNLVQRSQCGHNPDAYDPTPVLQNINVYYGAFRYGGVSFAILEDRKFKTVSTTQPSVLLGERQEKFLEAWAQDKQGIRAKICITQTLFGCLLTDENRRPAINYDTNGFPQAGRNRAIALLRNAGALVVSGDQHLASLVRHGINNFTDGVVQFSGPAGGALWQRWFQPAGLLPNGGATPHTGDFIDAFGNKMRVLAVANPKITQKYYVDNSSSNSRNVGDRKLKSEGYGIIRVRANEYAIECWPWNVDPTAASAKQFPGWPYRLPFTQV from the coding sequence ATGAACTCTAATAAAATAAACAGACGCTCGTTTATTAAATATGCGACTGCTGGATTTACGCTTGCGAGTATTTCTACTGCAAGAAAGGCAAAATCTTCTTTAAAAAGAACGAAAGCTGCGGCTAGCTTGCAGCCAGTACAACCGCTTCCTAATGATATGACACGAACCTGGCTTGGGCGATCATTCTGGGCAAATCGTTTGCAGGATTGGCGATTGCATAATGGTTTGATTGAATGTTTGGCAAGCGAGGCTGGAGATGAGATCCGCACAGTGTCGCTGCTGACTCGTGAAGTAATTGCTGGTTCAACCTCGGCACAAATCAGCGTTGTCGTCAAACTCTTAACAAAGGGCGCTGGTGGCTTTTGTGGGTTTCTGATTGGAGGTGGTAGCGGAAAGCTTGACTACCGCGCAGCGGCGCTTGTCCAAAAAGCATCTGGTATTGGCGGTGGTTTGCTTTGTACTTACGAAACTGACGGTCGCATTCGGTTTCGCGAACATACTAGCGAAGAGCAACCTCTACAATTTGCTGAGCTACCATCCGAGCAAATCGGCTCTCCAAATCTAGCAGCCGATCTTAATGAAGATGTCTTACTACAGCTTAATATATCTCCGCAGCCAGATGGTAAATTTCAGTTGCAACTGACTGCTACGCAGGAAACGGGTCAAATATTAGGACAAGCCATTTTAAAAAACGTTGCAGACTCGACTATTTGTGGCAGCATTCTGCTTGTTTCTTCTCCGTACCCTGGGCAAGCAGGAGCAAGATACGGATTTCGCGATCCGCGCACGGGCGGAAGCAAGGTCGCTGTACGTCCTTACAATGCACTCGGTCCAATCATTGGAACGATGTATTCACTCAACGGCAAAGTGCTTAAAGTCTCAGCCCAGTTTGTGCCTCTTGGTGATACGCAACCACGTATCGCACAATTTCAGTATCGCAGCGCCAACGAAGCTTGGCAAAATGGTTCTGAAGCGACTATTGGGGCTGGATATACCGCACTGTTTCGCTTGAGCAATTGGAACGCTACTCAAGATTGGGAATATCGAATCGTTTATAAGTATCAATCGCTAAGCGCATATTACAACGGTATCATCCGCAAAGACCCCGTAGATAAACAATCATTGACGATTGGGCTAGTTAGCTGTGTCATTGCTACGGCACGTTCACTCGAAGGTGGTGTCGGTAAACCCGAATTACCCAATGCAGAACTTTTAGGGCGCTACACTTCAAAAAATATTTACTTCCCGCACTCGCAGCTTGCCCAAAATTTGCGTCGCCAGCAACCTGATTTATTACTCTTCGTTGGCGATCAGCTTTACGAAACACGCCCAACGCGAAAAGATATAAGTAAGTCTCCCGTACTCGATTACTTGTACAAGTGGTATCTCTGGTATTGGTCGTTTCGCGATCTGACGCGGAATACTCCTACGATCGCTTTAGTAGACGACCACGATGTTTTTCAAGGCAATATTTGGGGAGAAAGCGGTAAACCTGCGGCGAACAATAATGAAAATAGCGGCGGTTATGTTCACACAGGTTCTTTTGTGAATTTGGTACAGCGATCGCAATGCGGTCACAATCCAGATGCTTACGACCCAACACCAGTATTACAGAATATCAATGTTTACTACGGTGCGTTTCGCTATGGTGGGGTCAGTTTTGCAATTCTAGAAGATCGCAAGTTTAAAACGGTAAGTACAACACAACCATCTGTACTTTTAGGAGAAAGACAAGAAAAATTTTTAGAAGCTTGGGCGCAAGATAAACAAGGGATAAGGGCGAAAATATGTATTACGCAGACGCTTTTCGGTTGCCTCTTAACCGATGAAAATCGCCGTCCTGCAATCAACTACGATACTAACGGCTTTCCGCAGGCTGGTAGGAATCGCGCGATCGCGCTTTTACGCAATGCAGGCGCATTAGTTGTCTCTGGCGATCAGCACCTAGCGAGTTTGGTTCGACACGGAATTAATAATTTTACTGATGGTGTCGTGCAATTTTCTGGACCTGCGGGAGGCGCGCTTTGGCAACGCTGGTTTCAACCTGCTGGATTATTGCCGAATGGTGGTGCTACTCCACATACAGGAGATTTTATCGATGCATTTGGTAACAAAATGCGCGTCTTAGCTGTCGCGAATCCAAAAATTACTCAAAAGTATTATGTAGATAATTCCTCTAGTAACAGTCGTAATGTTGGTGACAGAAAGCTTAAAAGCGAGGGATATGGTATTATTCGCGTCAGGGCAAACGAATATGCGATCGAGTGCTGGCCTTGGAATGTTGACCCTACGGCTGCGAGTGCCAAGCAATTTCCTGGTTGGCCGTATCGTTTGCCTTTTACTCAAGTTTAA